Proteins encoded in a region of the Nicotiana tomentosiformis chromosome 9, ASM39032v3, whole genome shotgun sequence genome:
- the LOC138899162 gene encoding uncharacterized protein, with amino-acid sequence MPESSYRPPAIQASSNGSTGHQDETLGQQIATPRGCFECGNLGHMRRFFPRLRSKEVQQGQQPMITAPAIRPPRGRGHTSRGRPRGGGQAGGGQPAIVQPGGAQPTGAPARFYAFPARPDAVASDVMITGIISVCSRDASVLFDPGSTYSYVSYLFAHFLVISRESLGYYRRFVEGFSSIAAPLTRLTQKRAPFHWFEDCAASFQKLKAALTTAPLTAFVPAKGSQFEAA; translated from the exons atgccagagagttcataccgcccaccggctattcaggcTTCTTCCAATGGGTCTACAGGCCATCAGGATGAGACATTAGGGCAGCAGATCGCCACACCGAGGGGCTGTTTTGAGTGCGGAAATCTCGGTCACATGAGGAGATTCTTCCCCAGGCTTCGGAGCAAGgaagtgcagcagggtcagcagcccatGATTACAGCACCGGCTATCCGGCCACCCAGAGGCAGAGGGCATACaagtaggggccgtcctagaggtggaggccaagcaGGGGGAGGTCAGCCAGCTATTGTTCAACCAGGTGGAGCCCAGCCGACcggcgctccagctagattctatgcttttccggccagaccagatgcagtggcctcagatgtcaTGATCACTGGTATTATTTCTGTAtgcagtagggatgcttcggtattatttgatccagggtctacctattcatatgtgtcatatcTGTTTGCTCACTTCCTGGttatttctcgtgagtccttgg gctattatcgccggtttgtggagggcttttcatccattgcagcacctttgacaagATTGACCCAGAAGCGTGCTCCATTCCATTGGTTTGAGGATTGTGcagcgagcttccagaagctcaaggcagctttgactacagcaccg CTTACAGCATTTGTTccagcaaagggatctcaatttgaggcagcatag